The stretch of DNA GAACAACACGAAAACCGCTCTCGCCAAGGTCCTGGCCGGACTACACCCACCGACGGCCGGGTTCATTCGATACAACGATATGAGTCTGGTCGAGGTGAGCCGCGACTCGATCAGCCGGGTTCGCGGACTTGTCCTCGATTCCCATCCCACGTTGCTGGACGGAACGCTCGAAGAGAACATCACTCTTGGCCGTCCCACGATCGACTACCAAGACCTCCAATGGGCGCTCCGGTTCGTCGAACTGGACCACGACATCGATGCGCTGCCGCAGGGATTGAACACGCGCGTGTCCAGCCTGGACAACACCCTCTCCATGAGTCAGATTCTGCGGCTCCTCGTCGCCCGAGCGATTGTGATACGGCCGCAATTGCTGATCTTCGACGGCACGCTCCACAACATGCTGCCGGCCACACGTGAAGTGCTGCTTCGCCGCCTCTGCGCCAAAGACGAACCCTGGTCGGTCATCTTCCTGTCCAACGATCCGAACTTCTCGGCCTTTGTGGATCGTCGAATCTCGCTCGATTCATGAACACAGCCACACAGCCTGGGACAGAACCGTTTGACCGCCCCTCTATGCGTTTTGTAGAATGGGCGCCGTGCACAGGGACAAACCGCTGCGTGAAGGAACTGTTTCCGCTCCATGACTGTGACCCGCCCATGGGCCTCCGTAGTCATCCCCATCAAGGATGAGCGCGACAATCTGGTACCCCTGACTGAGCAACTTGTGAAAGTCCTGGACGGCCGGGAGGAGTCGCGATCGGCTCCGTTCGAATTGATCTTCATTAACGACGGCAGCTCGGACGGCAGTGCGGACATCCTCGACGGACTGGCCGCTCAATACCGCACCGTGAAGGTCTTTCACTTTGATCGGAACTACGGGCAATCGGCGGCGTTCGATGCCGGGTTTAAGCAATCGACTGGGGAATTGGTCATGACCATCGACGGCGATCTGCAAAACGATCCAGCGGATATCGCCACGTTGCTCCCGCACATCAAGACCTTCGACCTCGTCTGCGGCTGGCGAAAAGACCGCCACGACAACCTCACGCGCAAGATTTCCTCCCGCATTGCCAACAACGTCCGCAGCGCGGTTACCGGTGATCGGGTGCACGACACCGGCTGTTCGCTCAAGCTATTCCGCCGCCCGGTGGTGGAAAAAATGCAGCTCTTCGAGGGCATGCACCGCTTCTTTCCAGCCCTCGCCTTGATGCACGGGTTCACCGTCACCGAAGTGCCGGTGCGCCACTATCCACGCACCCGGGGCACGTCGAAGTATGGCGTGGGCAACCGCCTCTTCAAAGGCCTGTACGATCTGGTGGCTGTGCGATGGATGCAGCACCGGTGCCTGCGCTACCAATACCGTACCGCTCCGACGACATCATCGCCTTCGGTCTCGGCCCCCACACGACTATGACACTCGACACCATCTGGCTGATTATCGGATTCCTAGGGCAGGGAATCTTCTTTATGCGCTGGGTCGTCCAGTGGATCGCCTCCGAGCGCCATGCGGAAAGTCGCGTGCCGACCGCCTTCTGGTACATGAGTATGATCGGCGGGCTGATTACACTCGCCTATGCGATCTATCGGCAGGATCCTGTCTTCATCGCCGGGCAAAGCATCGGCAGTATCGTCTATCTCCGCAACCTCATGCTGATTCACCGTCCCAACCACACCGACTCCGGCACGGCATCCCCGGCGACCAAATCCTAATGGAACTTCACATGAACGGACAGCACCCGTCCTCGCAGACGCCGGCGCAGGCCGACCGATCGATCCAACCGTTGGCGCTCGTCCTGCTATTGGCTCTGGCGGCCGTGCTCTTCTTTGTTGGACTTGGTTCCCTCGGGCTGACCGATCGAGATGAGGGGCGGAACGCCGAGGCCGGCCGTGAAATGTACGAAACGGGCAATTACATCAGCCCCACATTCAATTACGAGCCGCGCTTCGCCAAACCGGTGTTTGTCTATTGGTTGATGAGCCTCTCCTATCACGTCTTCGGGGTGAGTGAATTCGCCGCGCGCTTCCCGTCGGCCATCTTCGGTATTGGGCTCATCCTGCTCCAATATCTCTTTCTGACGCGCTGCCGAGGACCGGTGGTGGGCCTCTTCGGCGCGGCCATGCTGTTACTGAACCTGGAAATCATCGGCCTCAGCCGGATGGCACTGACCGACAGCGTGTTGATCTTCTTCACGACCCTGTCGCTCTATGGATTCTGGCTGGGCTTATATGGGGAAGGCCGTGAACGCCACTACCTGTGGCTCTTCTACATCGGCATGGCGCTGGCAACCCTGACGAAAGGCCCGATCGGGTTTCTGATTCCCATGTTGGCCGTGGGATTGTACCTGTGGCTCACCCGTTCCTGGTCACACTTCTGGCGTCAGGGGTTTCCCATTCCCGGCCTCGTACTGTTTCTACTCCTGGCGTTGCCCTGGTACCTCATGATGCTGAATATTCATGGACAGCGGTATACGACCTCGGCGCAGGGCGACACAATCGGCCGGTTCTTCGGCACCATGGAAGGACACGGCGGCACGCTCCTCTTTTACCTCCCCGTGTTCCTGCTTGGATTTTTCCCCTGGAGCAGCCTGCTGCCCTTCGCCTGGTACCAGGCCTATCGCAGCTGGAAGGACTCGAAACAATCCGGCGCGCTGCCCCCGTCGCAGACCTCGGTGTTGGATGTCCATCCTTTGCCCCACGCGCTCGAATGGTTCACGGCCGCCTGGATTCTGGGAGGATTGGTGTTTTTCAGCCTGTCCTCAACCCGCTTGCCGCATTACATCGGTCCGCTGTTTCCCGCGGCGGCGATTTTGACGGCCTCCTACTGGAACCGCTGCGTGACCAACCAGACGACTCCGGGCCTGCGTGCCGCAATCCACACGATGACAGCCGTCGGCTGCATCTTGGCGCTGGCCTTTGCCTCGTTGCCGCCCCTCTACGCCAAATTCGCAGGGAAACTAGTCGATGAATTCCCCCTCGCAGGGCAAGTGACGCTTGGACCAGGCCCCTATACCGTTGCCTCGATCTTCCTGCTGGGAATGGGCCTGATTGCCTATTTTGGATTCAGCGAAACGAGGCGACCGGCCGTATTCTGGGTTGCCGGTGGATCACTGGCCCTCGTCGTACTCGCCGCCACACAGCTGACTTTTCCGCTGGTGAACCACTTTGTCATCGAACCGCCCCAACAATTGGCAGAAGTCGCAGGCGTCAATCTCGGGCCCAACGACCGGCTAATCCTCTACGGACAACCACGCCCCTCTTTGGTGTTTTACGCGAAGCGGAAAGCTATCGTGGTGCCGAAGAATGAAGAAGCGAACATCAAACCCTATCTGACTCAACCCGGACGCACCATGATCCTCTTACCGGCGGCGCTGAGAAATAGATTGCCGTTCGAAACGATGGACTACCCGGTTCTGCTCGAACGGTACGGCTACATCTTGCTGGCCAACCAATCGCTGATCCATGTGCCGGAAGAGGCGGAGCAGCCGCCGATTCGCATTCCAGGACATTGACATCCTGCTCACTCTCTCTTCACTGCAACGGCACAAGCCCTTTACACGCCTGGATCACGACCACCACAGCAAGAACTCCTCCCGCATAAAGGACGTGGCCTGAGGAGGACGGCGAGGCCGCCACGCACGCGTCCGTATAGGCGACTCTCCCATTCCATCGTGCGAAACACAATAATCCGGCCAAGCCGATGATGACCGGTGCGCCGGTCACGACACCTAACCCCAGTCCGACCAGACCTTCTGCCGCTGCAACTCTCGTCATATCACCGTCGCTCGCCGGATTCCGACGTCCTCCCATTCGCAACGCCACACCTCCGACTACCAGCATGATCCCGGAGGCAAGCAGGATGTGATCCGTCAGCGGATCCACGATTCGATGTGTCAACACCCAAAATAGGCCCGTGAGCAACAGGACCACTGGGGCGATACGAACTAGCGCCTGCGCACAAGATCGTCCCCACCAGCGCAGCGGACCATTAAAAATCGAGCCCACCACAAACCCCAACACCATCCCCGCCACCACGTCACCCGGAAAATGGGAGCCACGCCAGACCCGGCTGGCTCCGACCCACGCGGCCAGGGCAAACGGCACCCATCGATACCGGGGTAACGCCCTTGCCAGCACAGTCACCACGGCCACGGTCGCGGAGGTATGGCCGGACGGAAACGAATCCAAACCGGAATCCAGCGATGGCCACCATTGCCACCCGCCCGAATGTGTCAGCCTGGGTCTCGGACGGCCGATGATGTGCTTCAGCCCGTTCACCAGTATTGCCACCACCCCATGCGCCAGGAGGCTATCCAGCGCCACGCGTGTGAGGGGCTGGCGCTTCGCCATGTACCCAATCCCCAGGAGCACGAGGCTGATGGTCACGAGCGTGCCACCATTGCCGAGCTTCTCGCCCAGATCACCTAACGATTGGAGCGCCGATAGATTGTGCGACCGAAGGAACCACAGGATGGGGATGTCGATATAAAACAGCGCCGCGAACGACCCAAGCAAGGCAATCACCGAGAGCAGGACCGCCGAGATCGGTGGGCTGGCCGGTGGTGGTTCAGGCTGCACCGTCACCGGCGCAGCCGACCCGTCACCTGATTCGATCATGGAACCCAATCGGCGAGAAACACATTGAACTCTCCGGGCTCCTTGGCACCTCGGTCCGACACCCATACCAGGGTCTTCCCGTCCGGCGAGAACATCGGAAAGCTGTTGAAGTGTCCATCGACCGTCAACCGCTCCTGACCGGATCCGTCTTCGTTGACCAGATAGAGGTGAAAATCCGGTCGCCCCGATGCGTTTCGCGTCTCCACATTGGACGCAAAAATCACCCGATGGCCGTCGGGATGGAAAAACGGCGAGAAGTTTGAGGCGCCGTTATTGGTCACCTGCTGCTTATTCGACCCGTCGGCATTCATGATGAAAATTTCCAGTCGTCCGGGCTCGACCAGATTTTGAGCCAGCAGCGCTTTGTACTGATCCAGCTCCTCCTGATTGCTTGGATGCTGGGCGCGATAGACGATTCGCTTGCTGTCGGGCGAGAAGAACGCGCCGCCGTCGTATCCGATCTCCTGCGTCAACCGTCGAGGGTGGGTCCCGTCCAGATCCATTGCGTAGATATCCAGATCCCCATCGCGCATGGAAGTCCATACGATGGTCTTGCCGTTGGGAGAGACTGTGGCTTCGGCATCGTACCCCGGCGTGTTCGTCAACCGTTGCGGGTCCAGCCCGTCGATCCGAACGGAAAAGAGATCGTAGTCATCCAACGCCCAGCGATACGCTCCGTCGCGCTTTGGCTTCGGAGGACAGTTGGGACCTCGCAGGTGGGTCGAGGAGTACAGGACCCGGCGATCGCCGGGAAAAAAATACCCGCAGGTCGTGGTGCCGGCACCGGTGCTGACCATCCGGATCTTGTCGCTTTCGAGATCCATCACGTACATTTGATAACAGCCGAGCGGGACGTCGGACGGATGCATCGCCGCGGCAAACGTGTCTTTCATCCAATTGTTCGTGGACTGGAAGATCAGTTTATTGCCGCTGAAGGAGAAGTAGGCCTCGGCATTTTGTCGGCCGAACGTCAGCTGCCGGATGTTCGTCAGATGTCGTTCGGACGAAGCAGCGGGTTTCGCCGGGGCCTGCGCACGTTTCGGCTCAGCTGCTGCCGGCGGAACCATCGAGGTGGCAACCAGCGCGAGTCCCAGCATCCCGATCATGGCCACCTTAACGTGTTTCAATTGGCACCTCTGCACTCATCATATCCTCCCAATCTCCCCGTGCAACCACGGCTCCTTCATGAAAAACCACATAACTCTGCCACCCGTAAAAAAACAAGAGTCGAGCCACACGCCCGAGCGCCTGGGGCGTCACTCCATACAGCAGGGTTACCACACTGCCGGGATACTCATCACGCCGACAGGAGACCAGCAACGCCATGGTGGCGCCTTCGTACGTCTTACCCGCCACGGAAAATCCGTCCTCGAGGAGACGGACTCGTTCGCCGCAAGAACGCAAGGCTTCTGCCGCCACCGGATTCTCGCGCGGATCGCCCAGCAACAGCAACGATCCCGGCGGCGCAGGCCGGTTACCCTCACGTGATTCAAGCACCGCCGTGCGCGCGGCACCAGGCTTCGCCGCTTCCTGCGCGGCGATACGCTGGAGGATGTCGCCGAACGGGCCCGGCCTCCCCGCGGCGTCTTGGGCCAAGACAACGGTTCGCTGGCCATCCGTCACATACAGATTCAGCATGGGAGCCATCTCGCTCCGTGCCACACGCCGGAACAGATGATAATCCGGATCCAACCGGACTGCCGACGGCGGCTCCGCAAGGGGCACGACCAGGTCCTGCTGTGCGGCGCTCAATGGAACGCGTACGCGCTGGGTGCGCCCCTCACTCAACACGAACTCCAGCTCCACTGACGCTCGATAAGGCTCGTCGCGCTGGGCGATATGGACCGTCGCCTCGATGACGTTCGCGTGGCCGGACGCGCCGGGGATACTCTGCGCTCGAAGGCCGGACAGGGCGAGTTCCGGTACACCGGCACGCTCGACCCACTGGGCAAAAAACCATCGCAGGTCGCGGCCCGCCTCTTCCTGAAAGATCCGCTCCACATCACTCCAATCGGCCACTGCTCCAAGATACCGTTCCGGAATGCGCTTTAGCGCCCGCCAAAATACCGCATCGCCCACTTCCTGTCTGAGCGCATGAAAGACCATGGCGGATTTCTGGTAGCCGATGGCATTGTCTTTCTCATCACGCTTTTGCGCAAAGCTCTTGAGCGGGTATCCTTCGTGGGGACGCACGTAGACGGAATAACCCAGCAACATCAACCGCCGTTGCTCACGAGCCTGCGCCTTGTCGCCGGTCAACTCGTGATAGTAGTAGTTGGACAGATAGGTCGTCAGCCCCTCCACCCAGTTGCCCTGGCTCACCCGGTTGAAGACCCCATTGCCGATCCAGGAATGCACGATCTCATGCCCCAACGCATATGGTTGCGTATAGTGCCGCTTGATGACCCCGCTTCCCAGCAGCGTGAAGGACGGCATGCCCAATCCGCTCGAGAAAAAGTTTTCGACGACGGCAAATTGTGAAAAGGGGTAGGCGCCCAGCAGCGGGATATAGGCGTCGAGATATCTGGCCGATGCATCGAGGTACTCATCGGCCAGCGCGGCCTCATCCGGGAAGAGATACGTCGCCAACTGAATCGACTGCCCGGATTGCGCCTTCCAGGCGCGAGTCTTGACCACAAACCGGTTGGCCACCACCGTCAACGCTTCACTCTTCGTCGACACCATCCATCTCGAGGCGTCGGCCTGGGCCGTGCCCTGCGTGACGGCGGCCCACCCTTCAGGCAACGTGATGTGTACATCATAGGTGGCCAGCGAATCGTCGAGGTCCGGGTACCACTGGCTCTCGCTGCTGAGATACACCCCCTCCGGACCGATGTGCCCGGCCGTTTCACTCGGCGTAACAAACCGGAGGTGGCGCGGATCTCGGGGCGGATCATCGATTACCCCATGGTAGACAAAATTGAGCCGTATCGCTCCCCCTGCCAGATTCGCAGGCGGCTGCTTCAGGATAATGCGCTGCGACTCCGCCTGACCTGACGCGCTATTCCTTACAAATGGAATCGAGGGGGCGGACTCGCAGGGATCCTGACAATGCGTGAGATCCTCGACCCGCTCCAACACGAGCGTCAGTGCAAGGGAAAATGCCAGTTCCTGCCCGGGAACTCCTCCCGCAACGGTCACTCGATCTGTGGCGACCAGTTGATGGGAATCAGGACGTAATTCAAGGGCCAGCTGATGATGTTCAATCGTCGGATGCTGGAGGACTGACTCAGCGAGTACAGGCGCAGGCAGGAAACAAATTGTGAGCAGACCCAAACGGATGAGGCGATACAAACCAGTCACCCTTCACCGGCACCTCGAGGTGGACGATGAAGATTAACACTCTCGACAGACCATCACAAGCTGGATAGCCATCAACGCCCGCTCCAAATCAATGGGCTTATCCAGCACCTCTTGCGGACCCAACGCCCAGGCCTCGGCCAATAAGGAGTCATTGTGATGTCCGCCCAAAATGATCGTCCGGCCGGCATAGTCTCGCGCCGCAAGCGCCCGCAAGACCTCGACCCCGTTCATCTCCGGCATAGCAAGATCCAGGATCAATAAATCCGGTGCCGAGTCGCCAATCAATCGTAACGCTTCGCGACCATCCTGCGCGGCTCGAACCTGGTAGCCGCGAAGGCTGAGAAACCGCACCAGGAGGTCGCGCGCCATCACATCATCATCAACCACAAGGATCTGCTCATCAGGAAGCTGATCCATCTCTTCCGCGGCACGGGACTGCTCAGATGAGGCCTGTCGCCTCGCCTGCTGCGCCACACGGTGGACGGCTCCGATGAGCACATCCAGCGACAACCCTTTTCGCAGGAAATCCGTGACGTGCAACTCGCGCGCTTGATTCTCCAACTGCTCCGTCGCGCCACCACCGAGGATAATCACCCCGGCGCGCGGGTCCTGCGCTCGGATTTCCTTGAGCACCGCCAAACCATCCATTTCCGGCATGCGCAAATCAAGGAGCGTCACCAGTGGACGAAGCTGTCGAAACAACACGACACCTTCACGTCCGCTGGTCGCAATACTGACCTGATACCCGTGACGGGCGAGTGCCATCTGCAATAGATCGCAGTGCAACCGATCATCGTCGATCACCAGTAACGTGCTCATCATCTTATCCTGTATGTGCCTCACGGCCAATGGCGACAAGGCCGCACAGCGGAAGCAGCCCGTTAGAGAAAGCCTAACATGGGCTCGACGGGATGAGAAGCAATTGAGTGAAAGCGTCTGAGTTGGGGCCGTTAGTGAGGGCTAGAACAACGCGTCGACAAATGCCTTGGCATCAAAGTCCTGCAGGTCCTCGACCGATTCTCCGACTCCGATCAGCCGAACCGGAATTTTGAACGTGTCGGCAATGGCCACCACGATGCCGCCACGCGCTGTGCCATCCAGCTTCGTCAGGGCGATTCCGGTCACCCCGACCGCCTCATGGAACTGCCTCGCTTGAGCAATGGCATTCTGCCCCACTGTCGCATCCAACACGAGCAACACTTCATGAGGCGCCCCCTGACACTCTTGCGCAACGATACGCTTGATCTTTCGCAACTCGTCCATCAGGTTTGTTTTGGTATGCAGCCGCCCAGCCGTATCGATCAACACGACATCTGAACCACGCGCTTTCGCAGCCGTTATCCCGTCATAGGCGACCGCAGCGGGATCCGCGCCCGGGCGATGGCGAATGACATCGACCTCGATGCGGTCCGCCCACACCTGCAATTGATCAATCGCGGCCGCCCGGAAGGTGTCGCCGGCCACGAGCAATGGTTTTTTCCCCTGTTGACGAAATCGTTGGGTCAACTTGGCCACCGTCGTCGTCTTGCCGACCCCGTTGACTCCCACAGCCAGAATCACAAAGGGGCGCGGCCCCTGTGCCACTAGTTGCTCCATCGAAGCGGATTGTGTCGGAAGAAGAATCTGCAGCACAGATTGTCGCAGGAGATCTCGCACTTTATCGGCCGAGGAGAAATTACCGCCCCGCATCTGGGCCCGCAGCTGCCCCATCACACGTTCCACGACCGGCATACCCAGGTCTGCACTGATCAGAGCCACCTCCAGCTCATCCAGCAGCGCCGGATCAGCCGCCCGCCCCAGGAGTCGATCCAGCTGTCCCGTGACCGCATCCCGTGTTTTGGAGAGCCCCGCACTTAGTTTCTGAAACCAACCCACCGCGCACCTCACCCTCTCGTCAAGTCATCAGAATGATTGATGAACGATCCGACCTAGGACTTGTCGTATACGGCGATCAAGTCCTGCATCATACCCGATCCGATCCGCGCGGCACCAATAGCCGTGGAACAGGAGCGATGGCTCGCAGCACGGCCTTTTCACGCCGAGTCATGCGCTGCGCCTCCGCCTCGCTGCGCTCGTGGTCATACCCGCACAAGTGGAGCACACCATGAATCAGCAGCACGGCTAACTCGTGGTCAACACCCTGCTCATGCCGACGCGCCTGGCGAATGGCTTGCGGGAGAGAAATGACGACGTCGCCCAGCAGAGATGAGGATGGCCCAGGGCCTTCCCTGGTCGCGAACGCCAGCACATCCGTTGTCTTGTCACGATGACGGAAGGTTCGATTTAGGCGCTGCATCCGTACGTCGCCGACGATCTCAAGACTCAACAGCGCCTCGGCGTCGCCGACGGCTTGCAATACCTGCAGGGCGAGTTTTTTGAGTGCCCCGAGACGGAGGTGGCACCTCCTCAGCCGCATGCCGATCACAACCGGCATTAATGCGACTGGCCCCAGGAACCTGCGGAAGGAGACGCGGGACGAGTGGGCTTAGAGTCCACGCGATGGCCCTTGGTCTGAGCCTCGCCTTTTCGTTGCTGAGCCGGATGCGCAGGACCAGCCGTGTGGCGATCGTAAGCTTTGATGATCTCCTGGACGAGGCGATGCCGCACAACGTCTCGCTCATCGAAGTAGACAAACTCGATCCCGGCAATGTCCTGAAGAATATCGCGCACCTCGATGAGACCCGACACCCGATCGGACGGCAGGTCGATCTGCGTAATGTCCCCCGTCACGACGGCCTTCGAATGAAATCCCAGCCGTGTGAGGAACATCTTCATTTGTTCGGCGGTCGCGTTTTGCGCTTCGTCCAAGATCACAAATGAATCGTTCAGTGTGCGGCCACGCATGAAAGCCAGGGGCGCGATTTCGATGTCCCCTCGCTCGATCAAGCGATTGGCCCGCTCCATATCCATCATGTCGAACAGCGCGTCATAGAGTGGCCGAAGGTACGGATTGACCTTGGCATACATATCGCCCGGCAAATACCCGAGCTTCTCGCCGGCTTCGACGGCGGGCCGCGCGAGGATGATGCGGCTTACATCTTTCTTCATCAGCGCACTGACCGCCATAGCCATGGCCAAGTAGGTCTTGCCCGTGCCTGCAGGACCGATACCGATCACGATGTCGTGCTTTTCGATCGCGTCCAGATAGTATTTCTGAGTTGGAGTCTTCGGAACGATGAACCGCTTCCGTGTCACGATGGGGGAAGCGCTGAAGAGCAGTTCTTTGAGGGAAGCGTCTTGATTGTGACGGAGGGCGGTCAGCGCGTGTGTGACGTCGTCTGACCGGAGATCGTAACCTTCATTAGTCAACGAGGCGAGTTCATTGAGCACCCGCTCGGCCTGCTTGACGGTCTCGGGCGTCCCCTCCACCGTCACTTCTTCACCCCGCGCCGAGCATCGCACCCCAAACTCTTCCTCAATCAACTTGAGGTGTCGATCGTGGTGCCCAAAGAGGGCTGCGGTATTCGTGCCTTCCCGTAGTTTGATCTTGCGCACGCCGGTGTCGAAAACCCCTTTCGTCAAGACGATAGGAAGATTCTAACAAACCGGGAAAGTCCGGAACAAGGGCGGAGGGGGCGCGCCAGAAAATAAGGAAACCCCTCGGAACAGATTAGCCTTGGGACGGAGACGCCGGCGGTGACTGAGCCGTGGAGGGAATCGAAAGTTCAAACTCCTGCCAGGCTGTACCGCCCTGACCATCTTCCGCCATCACCTTTACCCGGTGAGTCCCTGCAACACCTGCTGTAACATTCCACGTCAGTTGGCCCGTCACCTTATCGATCGTCATCCCTGGAGGACCAGTCTCCAACCCATAACTGACGCTATCTCCATCGGGATCCTTCGCCTGGACGACATATTCGTATTGCTCTCGACTCGTTAACGCGGTGGGAGTCGACAGGATTTGTGGTGGGGAATTCCCCAGCACAATCGGCACCGACCGAGCTGGAGCGGCGAGTGCATCCTGATCTCGCGCAACCACCTCGACTGCCACAATGTCTTTGCGGCCGAAACCCGCAGTATCAAGAACGTTGTCCTCCCCTTCCTTCACTTGCTTGTCATTCCGCCACCAACGGTACAGGTATTGGATGTCGTCATGGTCTGGATCAACCGCCTCAACTTTGGCAAAGACGCGATTTCCCTTGTCAGGCGAATCCGCCTCAATCGTGACGCGCGAGACGAGAGGCGGAGTATTCACCACAGTCACCGGATCCGTACGATAGGGGGGACTCTCTACCTGGCCGTCAGAGGCCACCACTTCAAGCGCAACTGTATCACCTCGCTTCACACGATCGGCCTCGAACTCAAACCCCGTCGCCCCCAGGACCGGACTTCCGTTCACGATCCACTGAAGTCGTGTTACCGGTTGGGTACCGTCCGGGTCGTCAACAGCCACATGCGCCGTGATAGGTCCCGCCAAGACGAGAGGATTTGGAACAATGGTTACCAGGCGGACGGTCGGAGGGTGGTTAGTCTTTGTGCTGCCTGCTGCACCCGCCCCATCCTGAGGAGATGACGAACACCCGCCGCAGACAGCAACCGCGAGGACCATCAATCCCAGACGGGTTGCCTGAGGAAAGGCAAGGGGACGGAGTCCCCCCACCCTCCCATGTAGCGCCTGCCTCAAAGTGACCATCACATGTTCGTCCATGAGAAGTATCGACTCCGTGGATCAATCGCAACGTTGG from Nitrospira sp. encodes:
- a CDS encoding PhoH family protein, whose translation is MRKIKLREGTNTAALFGHHDRHLKLIEEEFGVRCSARGEEVTVEGTPETVKQAERVLNELASLTNEGYDLRSDDVTHALTALRHNQDASLKELLFSASPIVTRKRFIVPKTPTQKYYLDAIEKHDIVIGIGPAGTGKTYLAMAMAVSALMKKDVSRIILARPAVEAGEKLGYLPGDMYAKVNPYLRPLYDALFDMMDMERANRLIERGDIEIAPLAFMRGRTLNDSFVILDEAQNATAEQMKMFLTRLGFHSKAVVTGDITQIDLPSDRVSGLIEVRDILQDIAGIEFVYFDERDVVRHRLVQEIIKAYDRHTAGPAHPAQQRKGEAQTKGHRVDSKPTRPASPSAGSWGQSH
- a CDS encoding Ig domain-containing protein, whose protein sequence is MAVDDPDGTQPVTRLQWIVNGSPVLGATGFEFEADRVKRGDTVALEVVASDGQVESPPYRTDPVTVVNTPPLVSRVTIEADSPDKGNRVFAKVEAVDPDHDDIQYLYRWWRNDKQVKEGEDNVLDTAGFGRKDIVAVEVVARDQDALAAPARSVPIVLGNSPPQILSTPTALTSREQYEYVVQAKDPDGDSVSYGLETGPPGMTIDKVTGQLTWNVTAGVAGTHRVKVMAEDGQGGTAWQEFELSIPSTAQSPPASPSQG